The following proteins are co-located in the Paenibacillus sp. FSL H8-0079 genome:
- a CDS encoding ABC transporter substrate-binding protein, translating into MYSVKRWGWSIGAVLVLSIGLSACSSNEGASVNEGTTQQTAVKETEAAAEKPETKEYVDYLGRKVEIPTDPQRIVYYDNKTFGDMLVLGADAVGQDSRFESIYQDQVKDIEDLGAPLNLEKLVELEPDLIITGLHAQGEELDQIAKVAPTVGIDVDAPLEQRLPILGLLVNREAEAQQWLEDYDAKSEQAWNAFKQSANIGPDETATIFLNTNRTLYVMTTGLAADLYSPYGLDIPDEVKKVTIDEEMPWAQISLESLPSFAGDHVFLMAAGAGEDSAENDELMKSAIWKDLPAVKNGHVYVVEQKWNKRDAYTMHEFLNELPAMMKQQ; encoded by the coding sequence ATGTATAGTGTTAAACGATGGGGATGGTCTATTGGTGCGGTTCTGGTGCTGAGTATCGGGCTAAGTGCATGTAGTAGCAATGAAGGTGCGTCGGTAAATGAGGGAACAACGCAGCAGACAGCCGTCAAAGAAACGGAAGCCGCTGCGGAGAAGCCGGAAACCAAAGAGTACGTGGACTATCTGGGACGTAAGGTAGAGATACCAACTGATCCGCAGAGGATCGTCTATTATGATAATAAAACCTTCGGGGACATGCTGGTACTTGGAGCAGATGCAGTCGGTCAGGATAGCCGATTCGAATCAATATATCAGGATCAAGTCAAGGACATTGAAGATCTTGGTGCGCCGTTGAATCTGGAAAAGCTGGTTGAGCTCGAGCCAGATCTGATCATCACAGGTCTTCACGCTCAAGGGGAGGAGTTGGATCAGATTGCGAAAGTGGCGCCGACGGTCGGAATCGATGTAGATGCTCCATTGGAGCAGCGCCTGCCTATACTTGGTCTTCTGGTGAATAGGGAGGCAGAGGCACAGCAGTGGCTGGAAGATTATGATGCGAAATCGGAGCAAGCCTGGAATGCGTTCAAACAGAGTGCGAACATCGGTCCGGATGAGACGGCAACGATATTTTTAAACACAAATCGTACGCTGTATGTTATGACGACAGGGCTAGCTGCCGATTTATACTCACCTTATGGACTGGATATACCGGATGAGGTGAAAAAGGTAACGATTGATGAAGAAATGCCATGGGCTCAAATATCACTTGAGAGTCTGCCATCATTTGCCGGGGATCACGTATTCCTGATGGCAGCTGGGGCAGGGGAAGATTCCGCTGAGAATGACGAACTGATGAAGTCAGCGATATGGAAGGACCTTCCTGCGGTTAAGAACGGTCATGTGTATGTGGTGGAGCAAAAGTGGAATAAACGTGATGCCTACACGATGCATGAATTTTTGAATGAACTGCCTGCCATGATGAAGCAGCAATAG